Proteins encoded by one window of Chanos chanos chromosome 7, fChaCha1.1, whole genome shotgun sequence:
- the LOC115817094 gene encoding uncharacterized protein LOC115817094: MEMEKLHFILLTLLIHPHKTFTEEDKCEGLYPVFSPSSLVVRYGDPVSATCSAPNTTKTSMQYSGMGLEARQGVTDGLQENVMNLTWSVSSLTEWEEAQGIRCYSQFEEQCITNLSVTIYKPPDRVSLLFVNGSGPMVEGNQYQLECEVQSVAPVQNLRVNWFRGKTLLHESTVSEFSVTGHIHKDVTVTDRYTITASREDHGLQYKCEAEVKLDLPESLKYQSEPISIKSLKGQPFPENPYLR; encoded by the exons ATGGAGATGGAAAAGTTGCATTTTATCCTCCTCACTTTACTAATTCATCCTCACAAGACATTCACCG AGGAGGACAAATGTGAAGGGCTGTATCCAGTCTTCTCTCCCTCGAGCCTGGTGGTCAGATATGGAGACCCTGTTTCAGCAACCTGCTCAGctccaaacacaacaaagaccTCAATGCAATATAGCGGAATGGGTTTGGAGGCCAGACAAGGGGTCACTGATGGTTTACAGGAGAACGTCATGAACCTGACATGGAGTGTGAGCAGTCTGACAGAGTGGGAAGAAGCACAAGGGATTCGGTGCTATTCACAGTTTGAGGAACAATGCATCACTAATCTGAGTGTTACcatttaca agCCTCCAGACAGAGTATCTCTGCTTTTTGTGAATGGATCTGGTCCGATGGTTGAGGGGAATCAGTACCAGCTGGAGTGTGAGGTCCAGAGTGTGGCTCCTGTTCAGAACCTCAGAGTGAACTGgttcagaggaaaaacattacTGCATGAATCCACTGTCTCTGAGTTCTCTGTCACAGGTCACATTCATAAagatgtgacagtgactgacagataTACCATCACAGCCAGTAGAGAGGACCATGGACTCCAGTATAAATGTGAAGCTGAAGTGAAGCTGGATTTGCCAGAATCCCTAAAATACCAGTCAGAACCCATCagtatca AATCGCTTAAAGGCCAACCTTTCCCAGAAAACCCTTACCTCCGCTAG